Within the Osmerus eperlanus chromosome 10, fOsmEpe2.1, whole genome shotgun sequence genome, the region ATGATGTACCTGCATATTGTGTAATTGCTGCCAACCTCCatccccagctcctccatcttctGTATTATCACTACAATTTTTGTTTATGCTCTGTCAAGCATTTTTGACTCGCTTGTTAAAAGGTTTGTACacaaaatgttaaatgtttccTGTCCACCTGGGATCTTATATTCTGCTCCCTGCTTTGTTGTAATTGGGCTATGCAACTAAGGGAGTTTGCCCTTATATTGAACCAAAAATCAATTTTTCTTTGCAATACATGTTGCAATATTACGGTAAACTAcagttcaatcaacacattttcTCTGACATTACATCACAACCATTGTTTGGAGTTGTTGTGTGGAGGAGTCAAATCAGCTCTTGATTTGTTGCTGTAAGCTTATTATCTGGTCTCATGCCTTGTATTTCAAGCAGCGTACTGTAACCTACATTTGATTGATCATGAAAAAAACGAAAACATAATTCAAGGCAATAACCTACATTGATAGAATAGAGTAGCTGATTGTTGGAAGAGTTTCGTCATGATGTGGGATAGACAGACTTTAAGGGCGCATCCCTTTAATTTTAGGGACGTACGACTTTTTCCTGTGGCGGGAGGGGGCCATGACTCTACTAAACCAAACTGCAAAAAAAGCCGCTGCAGTACTAAGAATAGCATTTGAGGACGGAAGGTCTATCATTTTTAAACCATGTAGGATCAATGCCATTAGTCTCACTTTTAACTTTCTCCCAACTCAACATGTAGGCTTCTTCAGCTGGTGAGACAAGCATCCGAACCTAAAGCAAAATAGGAacatcaatatctctttcatttCGTGAAAGACAACACCAGGCAGGTAAGATTCAATGTTATTTAGGACTTAAGATATAGCCTACTATAGCTACAATATTATTTGAGAAGAATCAGCAAATGTCTGTTTGCTTTTCACCAATGCGACGTGACTTATTGCTACACGaacatttcaatacatttttcatcATTTAATTCCATGTATGGAATTAAATGATGTTAGGTATTAAGGTATTTCAATGAAATATATGGATAAGCACAATAGTCTGCGAGCATAAAGGACTCCTACGGTAAACTCAGATACGATCCCGACTTTCAGCACCAAGGACAGGGGCACAGACGTTGTGGCGTAGTTCGAAACAAACATAGGCTACTGCCCTCTACTTCCAAGCAGTTTGTTCTAGCCCTATCGCCAACGTCAGTTTTGTGTTtgtaaaacacaaaaaaacaacaaacaaaactgAAATAGAGAAATGATTTCAGAGATAATATAAAAATTGTATTTGAGTATGGACTAGAACCCAAATCTACTTGCTTGTTAAGTTTCCTCCCAAACCTGCCAATTTACAAGATATACACAATGCACAGGCTATTAGTAGGCTAAACTGTAAGAGCTCAATAAGAACCATGGCATGTGTTTTGATAATGAGGAAGACAAGCAGACATTGAGTTCATGATAATGATCAGATTTGATTTAGTAATTTTAGGGTACAAGATCTTTACTGACCATGTGAAATGTGTTTCACAGGTGGGGAAAATGGCATCTGTATCTATGCTTTGCTTCTTCCTGTGGATTTCTTCTGTCATCAGCATTGGACATGGTTGTCCTGAGCTATGTACCTGTTCTGACAGATATGGACGTCATTTTGCAGAATGCTCATAcaaagaaatggttgaaatCCCTGACGGATTCCCCCCTAACGTGACCACTCTTAGTCTTTCTGCTAATAGAATCTCTCTGATCGAGTTTGGAAGCTTTGACAATGTGACCCAAGTGACTTCCCTATGGATGGCCAACAATGAGATACTCTCCATTGAGCCGGGGACCCTAGCCCACCTGATACAGCTGCGTAACTTTGATATCAGTCACAACAGAATAGTGGATTTCCCTTGGGAAGATCTCCAGAATCTCACAGCTCTGCAGCTTCTGAAGATGAACCACAACAAGATGGTCAGTTTGCCCAAACATGCCTTCTTCAACCTCAACGATCTGAGGTCGCTGCGTCTTAACAATAACAGGTTCACGACTATTGCAGAAGGGACATTTGATGGCTTAATGTCCTTGTCTCATCTGCAGCTCTATAACAACCCGTTCACATGCTCCTGCTCCATGGACTGGCTGAGGGACTGGATATTGAAGACCACCATGACCATCCCTGAGCAGAATTCCATTGTCTGTGCAACCCCAGAAAAACTGAAAGGAGCAATTATTGTGAAATTGCCTGAATCAAAGTGCATGGCCCCTATCGTCATCATAACATCTCAACCAGACATTGGCAACACAACACTCTATGATGGTGCAGTGCTGATGTTGACCTGTGAAACTGAAGGCAATCCAAATCCTGAAATCATCTGGAAAATCCATACCGAAAGACACAATGTGACGTTGAGTTTGTCGACAGAAGAGGATGACTCAGCAGAGTCGGCAGAATCCAGGGAGGATACTAACATCTCGGACAATCCAATCAAATTCTTCCACAATGGTACCCTTATCATATCACCAATCAGCAAAAAGGACATTGGCAACTATAGCTGTTTAGTGACAAATGAATTTGGTAAAGCTGAGGATTTGGTGTCTGTAGTTATTGTGGATGCACCAACACCCCCTCCTATAAAAAAGTTGATTGAAACTCCCATGGTTCCAGAAACCAAGCCTTCTATACATCAACCAGATTTCATAACGTCCATCTTTGACACATTCCATTTTCCCAATGTAGAGAGAAAGGACATCATTAGTAACATCCCAACTCTTCCACCATCTGCTGAAGTTAAAACAAAATATACAGACCGGGCTGTGAGGTATCCAACCCGTGCTACCAAATGTGGCTTGAATAGCCAATCACAATACATCTCCAACCATGCCTTTAACGGGACCCTAGATGATGTCAAGCAATACACATTTGACTTTGGCATCATTGCCTTGGGGGTGTCGGAGACAGAAGCCAAAGTACGTCTTAACCCTCTTCTCCTACCTAAAGACAAGACCAGTATCCAACTTAGCACCTCAGAGGAGTTTCACTCTGTCAACAAAGAGTTTCACAAAACATCTGAAGTCTCAAGAAGGGTAATCTCAGACggcttgtatctgtgtgttactGCTGACCGCAGACACTCTGCAGTCCAGTGGTCTAGGATTGAAGATGGTGTCAACACCTATCTGTTCAGGGGTCTACGCCCTGGAACCAACtattccctctgtctcacctacAGAGGGGAGGACTGTGAAGTCCAAGTACTCTTTGCAACCAGGAAAAAGGTTCCAGACTTGTTAATCATCATCTCTGTCAGCATATGCCTTCTCACTGTGTCCACTGTGCCTCTGCTCGGGGCCACATGCTTTCATTTAGTGTATAAATACAGAACCAAAACCTACAAGCTGATTATGAAAGCTAAAGATCAATACCACATGGAGAGGAATCTAGGTGCCAACTTTAACATTAGAGCTCCCAATGCTGAGTCTCAAAGGAAGATCTACATTAGTGAGATAGATGAAGGAGCAGGGAGCGTGGAGGGCGACAGAGAGGGGGACGTGGAGGAGAGCGTTGCGACAGAGTCCTTTACTTTATCTCAGTACAGAGGGAACCTAGATGACTGTGAGGTAGGGTCTGAGTATAGCGACAGACTTCCACTAGGGGCAGAGGCAGTGAATATTCGTAGTAATTACAAATAGTGGAGTCATTAAAGGGGTCATAGAATGCAAAAccaagtttaccttgtcataattgaataacgacagttcggtgggtaaaatagacatacagagAACCTCAAgtcccattgacacctctttcctacgcaaatctcacaatttgaaactgccgcTGTAAAACGGGCGATTCCAAAAGAAGCACCAAGTTCATGTCAACTCGGTGGCTGTACCttatttggctctggtctgtacctttgtaacaccccaaaatgtacatacaccttgggcaaggcacttcaccctacttgcctcggggggaatgtccctgtacttacagtaagtcgctctggataagagcgtctgctaaatgactaaatgtaaatgtaaatgtaataactgTTATGTTGCTTACAATTCTAAAAACAAACCTAATACAAAGTTATGCTTAGCCTACAACACTGAAGTGCGAGTATTTCACTAGTATTACAGCTGACGGGTGCTGTTGgccatgttgcgtctttgctccgcagcttcgctcATTGTAAAACAACCAATCAGCACGCAGCTCATCgaaatattcatgagcataccataaaagggagaaaaccttaaggaacagtgtgaaataccctataaaatcattCTATGACCCCTTTCTATTTGTGATCATCCAGGCCTATCTGGGTGAATATTGGTGGTTGGTGGTTGATTTCTGAGACTTTGATTGGCTTGACATGAGAAGTATAACACCCAGGTAAATAAACGCCATATACCCTTGCCATAACCAAATTACTTAAAGTTAAATTTAAGGATACCTCCTTGATGTCTTGATGGAAAAACATACTTCACCAATTGATACAGAATAGTTTTTTTGtttataaaataataaaaagcaAACAATTACATTGTAAAATAAATTGGTGTTAAATTGGTGTTATTCAAACATTGAATGTTTTGAATAATGTTAGGTCATTGGTAAATCGTTTAGTCTATTTCCTATAAACATCCTAGAGCATAAATACATGTTAGCAGGTAGAGGTGAATTGTTTAAGAGCATTTGCCAGTCAAGCTTCCCATGGTTGTAAATTAGTCAAAGTAAATGAGTGTAGTCTGCGTAACAGGCAAGTAGGGGTAAAGATCATTTGTACTGTGTTCTAAATGTCTCGGCACTCATGAATGTGTTCGTCACTCTATTGTAACTATGCTGGTACATGTTGTTATTAACAAAAAGCGATGCTAACAAAATTAAGAAAAGTTTTATGCTAATACTGCATGTTATTAGTATTATATTGTAGACCCAAGCATTGTGTCAGTATAACTCTTTCTATCTGCAACTCTTAACAATTCTATTTTCTGCTGTTTGGGTTAGGAGTAGGCTTTAATGTTTACTTCTCATGTTACTGACTCTATGTGCCTGAATCAATAAAGTTAGATTAGTGACACATTTTAAGTGTTTTCACTTTTACCAATGAGTAATACACATTTTAAATGTTAATAATTGTCACTTCAATTTCTTCAATTCAGATACTATTTTACACTTGGACACTGGAGATAGAATCATAGATTCAAAGTAATAATCTGTGATGGAAATTAATAGAGAACATGCAACGTCTTATGTCTTTCCATACTAAAGGAGAACCCTTTATTTTTCCAAAAGAAATAGCAATATCAATTTTCTCTGTCTTTTACATGAATGTTAATGTAAAgttatttctgaaagtttgCATACAGTAATCCTGGGATAGCATAAAATCAGTAGATATTGGGGCCACACTTTGCATTAAGTAATAGCACATAGCAATACCTTTAGTAAAAACATTGTAGATACATAGGTGTTCATGGTATAGGTTATTACAAAAGTTTAAGAAGGCCCAGTTACAATAGTGGTTGTGtcaccaaaacaagatcaatgcATATCCCCTACATCGCCCAACCACTcccataccaagtttcacttGTGCAATAACTTAGAGCTAAACCCTAATGAAATGTAACTACATTGCAGCCACTTTGTAACTACTATATTGTTTCCATGGGTATTGCTAAATAGTTGCATGGCAGttatgtaaccttaatgtaaagtgttaccaacaTTGGACACATCAAACAAAAGGTAAGACAACCATCAAGATTATTGCAAAACCTGATAGTAACTAATGTATGTTGAACTGAAAGTTGAATCTgaacagaataacacaaaaaGAAAGCTCAAGATGCATCAGTGAAAACGGTCTTGCTGTATATTTAGCAAGGGAGCCAAGTCAATCCATTCAACCCAAATTTCTGTATTCAAATTAACTATCCAAATTCTACTTCCACATTCAAAGCAAAGGTCAATAGTGATCATACAGGACAAAGCAGCAGTGTATCCATCTAGCTTTACGCTAAAGTAACTCAGCCACAACCATTCACAGTTGTCTCCCCGTTAGAGTTAGTTAGCAGCAGCAGTGGCAGCTGTCTCGACAGACTTTGCAGGGTCCTTTTTGCTGCCCTCCTTGGTGTTGCGGTTGAGGGCCCCGTTGACGAGGCTGTCCGAGCTCTGGAGCTGGAAGTGCTTCCTGGACCCTAGAAGGGATGGGTTGTTGACCAGAGTGTAGAGGAGCTGCCAGCGGGCCCGGTTCTGCCTGCTGTTGGTCACCTTGTTCTGTCTCTTCTCCTGTTGGACCATCTGGATCCCTGAAAGCATGGAGGGGCAGGCTGTCCAGGCAGAGGAAACTGAGAAACTGATGCTCAGAGGTCCATGGGTTCCCTTCTCAAAGGTCGTCAATGTTAAAACAACTGTGGTTTTCAGCTGTAATTGTTACGCGTGTGAGTGCCTATGTGTGTACTCAGAATCACCAACCTTCCTCTGCATCACAAATTTTCTGCCCTGCACTTCCCCCTTGCTGTGCTGACTGCAGTAATAAAGCACAGAAGGCCTTCATGACAGGGTGGCACTGGCTCACCTCCACCTTCAGGTAATGGGCGTAGTAGCGATAAGCTGCGGGTATCAAGGATGAGGAGGGGCATGGGTGGGAGGGGCAAGGAAGCAAACACATTGACTTTTAATTGACATTGCCACTAAAGGGCCAATCGATCAACTCGGTCTCTGTATTTGTCATGTATGGGACCATGTATTTCATTGCTATAATAAAAGAAAACAAGAAGATATTTTGGATAACTTTTATAATATTATTCATGTTCATGGCCATGTTTTACACAGTTGCTACGAGGCCCCTGTACCTGGATCATAGGACTCTGCAGCTCGGTTGATCAGACTGATGTCCATACGGCAGAGGTGGATGACGTTGAAGAGGGCAGTGATCACCATTCTCCATATGGCAGCTATAAGTCCCACCATGATGTTGACCAGGAAGAACAGGTAGGTCAGCAGGAAGAGACTTCCTCTGCAAATGACATCACAATCAAAGGCAGTTGCAGTTCTCAGATTGAATACATGTAGGTTGAAGGTATTATATCCGATGGAAAGGAAAATAAATCTAATTAGTGTGTCATTTTTacgattttttacatttgtgtgaATGCTTCATCATTGTTCTACCTGTTATTTAAGTCTCTTGTGCCAGCATCCTTTTTGACAAATGCAAACTTAGCTGTCACATGCTGAAGAGCAACCaccaatattaaagtcacccaGATAGGCCTGGATGATCACAAATAGAAACAATTACAATTTggcaaagaaaataaaaacaaacatttcaaaGGTTGAGGTTTAGGACTAATGATacctacatacacatatactGCACATAATGTATATTTatctacagtatactgtatgtacatgAAAAAtgaacagaaacagaaacacatctaCCTACCATGCTTTTGCAGCAATTTGGAAGAGGATGAGGTTCTGGCCATATAAAATGGGTATGATGATCAGGAACAccagaaacaggaaacagatgaAGAACACCACAGTCTGAATGACCATTCCTGAAGAGGGAAAATAGAAAATGTCAGTGCTTTTGTGTGCAATGGATTCTCAAATCCAGCTTTTTTAAATTTGACTTAAAAATGGAAATAGTGTAGAAGAAACACCTCATCACGATTAATGTTGAAATTATGATTTGATGAGACAAGATAATTCTATACTATAAATGTTTTATATTATTAGAAACATATTGCACCTAAAGAGATAACTGCAGCTTGATATCCTGTGAAGCCCATCCAGCACACAATACCAGGTTTGGAAGGCCGGATAGCCTTCTGGCAGTTGTagacattgtaaatgtctcCCTTGTACAATCCTTTTAGGTTTGACCTATTGATAGAAAGATTAACAGTTTGATGTTCTGGTGTAACTGTGCATACACCTTCATCATTGTTTATCAAGTTTTTAAAGCAAGTCAAATATTGGTTCTGCTGTGATTACATGGAATAAACAAGAGACATCATTTTGTCATTAAAGCTTTGTTGTGTTTTCATTACCTATGAATGATCATGGATCTCATTAGCATGATAAGGCTGACCAAACAGGACAGCGTCAGGGCACAGAGGTAACACACTGCAAACACAAAAATGAAGATGAAAGCTAAAAATAGAAAATAGTGCTAAGTGCAGAAAACAAATCTAAAATGCAATATCATGCATACTTTTATAAcagtcacaaaaaaaaaacagctgctCACCTTCCAGACACCACGTATAGTAGATCACAATTTGGACCACCTCCAGCCTGTCGTCTGATAGGACGATATTAAAGCCAAGCAGAAGGAAGGCAATGTTCTCATCAATACCAGCACGGACAATGTGAAGAGTAGGGATTACCAAAATGACCAGTAGCAATGCCACCTGAGAACAAAGAACAGAATTGAGAGGTtaccaagaaaaaaaaaatgtgctatgacaaaacaaaaaaatccttAAAAATAACGATTCGAATATTGAAGTCACCTGATATATTGCCACAAAAGACACAAAAGTTGAGATTGCCAACTTAAGTGGAAACTGGAACTCTAAAAAAGTAGAATGATTGGCAAATTCAGTTAAAATGTTAGCAATTCAACAACatcttaaatgttttaaattATGAATGGCCTTGGTATGCATCCTACCTTTCTCTGCTGTGTAGATGTAAGACTTTATTCCATCAGATATCCTTTCTGTCAGTTTAGGTTTGTCTGCTATTGAAGTGTTACTGTACAAAATTCAGCAATAATCTCAGTAATCACAGAGTCTGGTTCAGACGACATTTGAATGTTGTTTCATAAAAAAGTGACTGTTTCTTACAGGTTAACTATAGTTTTGTCTGGGAAAGTTTTTCTCTAATATTTTAAACATGGTATGTGTTTTATCTTAATTTAAATACCTGTTGGAAGACTTTTTCTTCTTTAGAATTGACTTCACATAGTCTTTGTAGTAACTGTTGTCAAGGTCCTGCAAGGCAGAAGAATTATTTATTTAACGAGACtgtacaaacaaacaatccaCAATCACACCAAAGAACTGAGCAAAATTATTTGTATCAAATACTGATGGGCAAAATAGTTATCCTGCATCTTTCAAGTTCAAAGATTCTATCTGTGGTGTATAAAACGCCTGCTATGATGTTGACACCACTGAATTCATTAGGTCACATCAACATTAAATTGTTTTCCAAATCAGTACTTTGCaaataaacagtgtgtgtgtgtgtgtgtgtgtgtgtgtgtgtgtgtgtgtgtgtgtgtgtgtgtgtgcgcgtgcgtgtgtgtgtgtgtgtgtgtgtgtgtgtgtgtgtgtgtgtgtgtgaagggggttgggggtgatCAGTATATTGTGCTAAAGATCCTCCATTCTACACAAGCTGCTTCTAATAATCCAGCAGGAGCTAAAAATATGTTCGCCTAACTGAACTGTCCTGAAACTAAATTACATTTTGACTTACAACATCTTTTTAATAAATTGCTTGAAATATAAGCCAGGGGACTATAATAGTTGCAATAGGAACCTGATGCTAATTTTCAGTGATTTTGTTGGAGAAATGCCAGATGCAATTTTGTATTGCTTGGCACACTCTTCACCATGCCCTCACCTTTTTCCATGTGTAAACGGGAACGTTTTATACCCATGCATTTGATGCTGCCTTCAAGTTATTGATAGATATTGTTACACTTTAATGTACCTGTGATTAAAATTGGAATCCAAGAATACAGTAAAGGGAACAAGTCTTCATTCAAATGGTCAACAATGTCACTTACCTCCCCAGTGTCATCCCCTTTCACAAAGAGCAGAGGATACTGGATGCAGAGAAAAGCGAGGCAAGCTAGCTGAGGGAGACTTGCAAGCAGGGTATAATACTTGTAGAGCTTTGGATGAAGAAAAACCAGAGATTCAAGGGTTCAAGCACACAAAAGTAATCAGATGCATTCATGTATTAAACGTGACGTAACTGCCAACAAGTCAGAAACTGAACTTTAGCTGCCTTTGAACATGAACATGATACAACTTATATGGCTGGGATATGATTTCACTTTCTCTCAAATATTGCTGCCCACCTCAGGAGTTTTGGGACAGTCAAACTTCTGCCAGATCATGACTCCAATGTGGGACAAGGACAGCAGGCTACCTAGTGCATAGCCTGGTTTGCTTTGTAGTGTGCCACAGGCTAGGAGTGGGTAATACAGTAGGGGATAGTAAAAAATTGAGATAATCTTCATGTATTCTGAAAAAGAGTGTGAGAACTCATCAATATTCAATAATTTACAGTTACATCAAAATATTTATATCTCAGCCGCCATACATTTTTTTTACTACTGTAAAAAATTCCAGGAATCTCATCTGAAACTCATAATGATGATGGAAGGGTTGTATCATGTGCCATTTAGGTAGTTAACCTGATAATAAGCAATGTCAAGTCCCACATTGATGTGTCACCTTTGATGCTCGCCGGGGTGTCTTTACAGAAAGGAAGAGGATCTGCGGCCAGTACCAACACAGACAGTTTGCTGAAGATTAGTCCGAAGACAGCCATGGCCAGGCCTTTGTTCTGGGTCTGGTTCAGAAAGTTGCATGGACTATGGGATCACAAAGAGACATCACAGATGGAGAGGTCTACATTCCATGGGCTCCTTGTTTTTATGATTGTTTTTCTTAGTTTTACATGCATTTACCTTAGGACACTGGAGGATCCTTTTGAGAAACCCTGACATAGTCTCTTACGCCTGGTGAGCACTGCCAAGATGAGGATCATAACAAGCTACGGAGAAACAGAATAATCAGTTCCTTTAGTCCCGCTGAGTACCATTTCCCTCTAAATTGCCAAGTTCATCCAGAACTAGATACAGAAAACAACAGCCTAGTTCTCAATTATTCTTTGGAATGTACTCTCATTCTTTCTTATTTATCCTGGGACATTGAAATAACAAATTGGCCCAGACAATTTGTGACGGATGATCCCTCCTCTCTGTGGGATGGTTAATTGGCACATTTTGGCAGAAATTCTGTGCAAACTGGGCCAGAGGTTGTTTTTCATAATAAATTGGTAAAACCTAGAGCGAAAACATTATTGTGAATGTTTTATTCGTCAGCAGACTCCAGAGCTTGCTAGACCATTCTGGGATGTTTTATGTATTTTACACAAATCATCAGTCACCAGTGAATATTTGTACTTTCTTACAGCAGATGGCTTATACTATCTCTACTGTTCCTACTCCATCTACAGCCTATTAAGCATAGGAAGTCCAAAGTAAGTCCATAGTACGTCCATAGTACGTCCATAGTACGTCCATAGTAAACAAATACAGCATTGTGTTCAATTGCTTATTCAAGACGTTTATTCTTTTGGTCAATGCAATATATTGTTATGAAATGATTTTGAATACTATTACTTTCCTAACCTGTAGTCCTTTCTAAAAAAGAGATTTGGGAAGGATTCTGAAGTGACAGTATCTTGATTTCTGATGAGTAAGATGAATTCCTGCCAAACTTACTGATATTGAGGCCATGCATATGTGGAAGAGCTTATCATCCGCTGTGGGGTCACAGGGTAGAATCACCCTTTaagagtcacatgacacaatcagaAGGATCACATTTTATCCATGCAAAATCAACTTCCTCTTCAATATTGAAACAAACTTAGTGTTAAGACGTAAAGGCTAAAAGTAACAAAAAGTATCTGTAAAGTAGTCCTACTCATTATAACCAATGTAATATAGGTTTTGCAATTTCAACTCAAAGCCCTGTTCCAACAAAAATAACATCCTCTGTTTTATCAGTTTGGAAGTTGCAGTTTCCTGGACATTGATGTACAACTGACTGTAGAATTGTAACTTTCTGAAAATGTAATCTGATATTTAAACAATGGAGTTGTTGCCTTGCACAATTATCTGTATCTTGATGACACAAGTGTGAGTATATGTAAAAATCTATTTTATGAAGTAACTAATTTAACTGTACACAGGGAAAAAGTAGTGTAAAATCCATAACCTAAGAAACATGTAAATAAAGTAAACTCCTCAACTGCAACATTCTTGCATTTCAAAAAGATTATccatttattttccttctcAAGATTGTGTTTCAGTGTCAAATAATTACGATAATCTTCCATACTTACTCCTTTGGTGGCTTGGTGGGCTCTAGATTGTTTGAGTACCAGTCTGAATAATCATAATAGTTATACGCTGGTGGTTCCGATTCAACTTTGGTCTGGTTCATACTGACTCTTGTCCGTCACTTTAATCCAAGCATATAGAAACAACCAAGAAAAATCCACCTGTCTCAAAACTCTATTTCCAGTTTTCTCTCTTCAAGCCTCAAGTCGTTCTGTTTACAAAACTTTAGATTTTGTGAGCTAATTGGTTTATCCCACAGTAactgaggtagagagacacTTCTGGTGAGCTGTTCTGTCTCCCCACTGTGCTGGTGTAATGTGGCTGGGTCAGGGTTTAGCACCTACACCCCTTAACACATTCCTTTGTGTCTAAATAATCAGTTCCACAAATTACCATGACTACAAGCTACCTAAGTAGTTGAAACATGTAGTTTGAGTATGTGGAGAGTTGGAGTGAAGCTAGAAACCAAGAGTTCACCTATTTGCAACTATTTCTTGAACTTAAGTTTTGCTGAAAATTATAAATGTATACTGTAATATTATAGtttatatatttgtgtttcatTGCCTCAAAGCTTTAAAATACCATTAATAAAACTGTCAATCCATTAATAATTTATTGTAAAATATGATAAACCAcgattaaaatgtaaaatgcagCATGTAAAATGCTATTTTACATGCCTCTGTCACTGCATAGAATATCAAGTTGGAAAAACTAAATCTTGATTTCGAAACACTTTACACTTTGATATGGCATAACCTGTTTACCTTACTCTGCCTGTTACTTCAGAGGCTAATCCTTTAAGAAGATGAAAATCATTGCGTGAAAATCTCTTATTCAAACAGGCTAGATTTGTGCTTCGAAGCCTGGAAGAGAAGGTAGAACATTTGATCATTTAACATGTAAGGGTTCCTTTCCATTTTGATGCGCTTGTTTTTGTCTAAATGATGAGCAAAAGGTCTCAAGTGTGTTGGCTGTTGCTTAATAGTATTTTGTAGTCCCAGAACAATTACCCCAAAAAACAAGACATGTATGAGttgaaaacaaaagaaaaaaactagCAAGAGAAAGCACCTACTCATGTCTCCTTCATTGTTTTAATGAACACAAAACTAAAATTGACTACAATACTTTCCTTGAGTTCCACAATGGGGGCATAGAAGCCAGGTTTAACTTTTAATTGAATTCCCCTAATGGGCTCTGCAATGTGGAACCAAAGCCACAGTTCATGGAAGAGTATGCATTGTATGATATTGTGAGTCCTGCAAAGAGATAATAAATAACTGTCAGTGACAGTTAC harbors:
- the LOC134028120 gene encoding immunoglobulin superfamily containing leucine-rich repeat protein 2-like isoform X2, translated to MASVSMLCFFLWISSVISIGHGCPELCTCSDRYGRHFAECSYKEMVEIPDGFPPNVTTLSLSANRISLIEFGSFDNVTQVTSLWMANNEILSIEPGTLAHLIQLRNFDISHNRIVDFPWEDLQNLTALQLLKMNHNKMLYNNPFTCSCSMDWLRDWILKTTMTIPEQNSIVCATPEKLKGAIIVKLPESKCMAPIVIITSQPDIGNTTLYDGAVLMLTCETEGNPNPEIIWKIHTERHNVTLSLSTEEDDSAESAESREDTNISDNPIKFFHNGTLIISPISKKDIGNYSCLVTNEFGKAEDLVSVVIVDAPTPPPIKKLIETPMVPETKPSIHQPDFITSIFDTFHFPNVERKDIISNIPTLPPSAEVKTKYTDRAVRYPTRATKCGLNSQSQYISNHAFNGTLDDVKQYTFDFGIIALGVSETEAKVRLNPLLLPKDKTSIQLSTSEEFHSVNKEFHKTSEVSRRVISDGLYLCVTADRRHSAVQWSRIEDGVNTYLFRGLRPGTNYSLCLTYRGEDCEVQVLFATRKKVPDLLIIISVSICLLTVSTVPLLGATCFHLVYKYRTKTYKLIMKAKDQYHMERNLGANFNIRAPNAESQRKIYISEIDEGAGSVEGDREGDVEESVATESFTLSQYRGNLDDCEVGSEYSDRLPLGAEAVNIRSNYK
- the LOC134028120 gene encoding immunoglobulin superfamily containing leucine-rich repeat protein 2-like isoform X1, producing the protein MASVSMLCFFLWISSVISIGHGCPELCTCSDRYGRHFAECSYKEMVEIPDGFPPNVTTLSLSANRISLIEFGSFDNVTQVTSLWMANNEILSIEPGTLAHLIQLRNFDISHNRIVDFPWEDLQNLTALQLLKMNHNKMVSLPKHAFFNLNDLRSLRLNNNRFTTIAEGTFDGLMSLSHLQLYNNPFTCSCSMDWLRDWILKTTMTIPEQNSIVCATPEKLKGAIIVKLPESKCMAPIVIITSQPDIGNTTLYDGAVLMLTCETEGNPNPEIIWKIHTERHNVTLSLSTEEDDSAESAESREDTNISDNPIKFFHNGTLIISPISKKDIGNYSCLVTNEFGKAEDLVSVVIVDAPTPPPIKKLIETPMVPETKPSIHQPDFITSIFDTFHFPNVERKDIISNIPTLPPSAEVKTKYTDRAVRYPTRATKCGLNSQSQYISNHAFNGTLDDVKQYTFDFGIIALGVSETEAKVRLNPLLLPKDKTSIQLSTSEEFHSVNKEFHKTSEVSRRVISDGLYLCVTADRRHSAVQWSRIEDGVNTYLFRGLRPGTNYSLCLTYRGEDCEVQVLFATRKKVPDLLIIISVSICLLTVSTVPLLGATCFHLVYKYRTKTYKLIMKAKDQYHMERNLGANFNIRAPNAESQRKIYISEIDEGAGSVEGDREGDVEESVATESFTLSQYRGNLDDCEVGSEYSDRLPLGAEAVNIRSNYK